AAGGAAAAGACCCCGCTCGTCTTCCTTGGCGAAGGCCGGCGCTCGACTCCGGCAAGATGCAGAGTGGCCGCGTGCGCGGCGAGGCAGGACCAGATCGTCGAAAGCGTATGGCCGCGCGCCCAGTCGACCAGCGTCTGCATGTGCGGCCAGTAAGGCTCGTCATCGAGGCGCGCGGCGCGCGGCTCGCAACCGGTGACGATGAGCGCATCGGCGCCGCGCCGGTAAAGCGCTTCAATATCCTCGTGGCTGCGTTCGAGATAGCGTCGCGCCGTGTCGCTTCGCTCGAGGCCCGGCAGCGCATAGCAGCGCCAGCGGATCACCCGCCCGCCGGCGGCGGCGCGGATAAGCCGCGCGAACTGCATCTGCGTCGCGGACAAGGCCTGGTCGGGCATATTGTTGACAAGCGCGATCTCCAGCACGTCTCCGGGCCGCCGGGCCTGCCCGGTCATTGCGCAGTCTCCAAAAGCGTCGGGTTGCGCGCCATATTCGTCGCCGCCGTCAGCGCGCCGTCGAGATCCTCGATAATGTCGTCAATATGCTCGATGCCGACGCTGATGCGGAGCATTTCCGGCGTCACGCCGGCCTTGGCCTGCTCCTGCGGCGACATCTGCCGGTGCGTCGTCGAAGCGGGATGGCAGGCGAGCGACTTCGCATCGCCAATATTGACGAGCCGCTTGACGACCTTGAGCGAGTCATAGGCCCGCTTGCCGGCTTCGAGGCCGCCCTTGACGCCGAACGTCAGGAGGGACGGAACGCGGCCGTCGAGATATTTCTGCGCCAGCGCGTAATAGGGACTCTCGGGAAAGCCCGCATAATTCACCCAGGCGACGCGCGGATCGTCGCGCAGAAATTCGGCCACCTTGCGCGCATTCTCGACATGGCGTTCGACGCGCAGCGCGACGGTCTCAAGGCCTTGCAGCAGCAGAAAGGCGTTGAGCGGCGCCAGAACGGCGCCGGTCGTGCGCTGATAAACGCTGCGCGCGCGCGCAATATAGGCGCTCTCGCCGAAACGCTCGACATAGACCAGTCCGTGATAGGAAGCGTCCGGCTGGTTGAAGGTCGGGAAACGCTCCGGATAATCGCCCCAGCGGAATTTGCCGCTGTCCACGATGATCCCGCCGAGAGTCGCGCCATGGCCGCCCA
The nucleotide sequence above comes from Methylocystis parvus OBBP. Encoded proteins:
- a CDS encoding O-acetylhomoserine aminocarboxypropyltransferase/cysteine synthase family protein yields the protein MRNETIAVHGGYEGDPATRAVAVPIYQTVAYEFDSADHAAALFDLEEEGFRYSRIANPTVAVLERRVAQLEGGVGALAVSTGQAALYYAFANVADSGGNIVSAPTLYGTTHTLLQHVMARQGVNVRFAASDAPADVAAAMDADTKAVFCESVGNPAGNICDMRALADVAHAHGVPLIVDNTVATPILWRPIEHGADIVVHSMTKFMGGHGATLGGIIVDSGKFRWGDYPERFPTFNQPDASYHGLVYVERFGESAYIARARSVYQRTTGAVLAPLNAFLLLQGLETVALRVERHVENARKVAEFLRDDPRVAWVNYAGFPESPYYALAQKYLDGRVPSLLTFGVKGGLEAGKRAYDSLKVVKRLVNIGDAKSLACHPASTTHRQMSPQEQAKAGVTPEMLRISVGIEHIDDIIEDLDGALTAATNMARNPTLLETAQ